The genomic segment CTGTCTGAGGATATGCCTGCGAATCCAACTACTGTATATGGAGTTGCAAAAGATACGCTGCGGCGATATCTTTCATTCCTTGCTGGAGAGTATGGCTTTTCATGGAACTGGGTGCGACTTTTCTTTTTGTACGGAAAGGGACAGAGTCCGAAGTCGCTGCTTCCACAACTCGATGCGGCTATCGAACGAGGAGATACTGAATTTCCGATGTCAGGGGGGGAACAGCTACGAGATTACCTACTAGTGGAAAAAGTAGCGGAATATGTTTGTCGGATTGCTTTGCAGGATGCTATGTCCGGTGTGGTGAACTGTTGTTCGGGGAAGATGATTTCAGTGAGGCAGTTGGTTGAGGAGCGAGTCAGTGAGTTGGGTGCGGAGATTTCCCTGAAACTTGGAGTGTACGGGTATCCCGCATATGAGGGTATGGCATTTTGGGGAGATGTTTCACGGTTACATGAGGTGATTGATGATGCATGAGATGGATTTTGTTGATGAGTATTATGCAGATAAGGATTTGTCTTTGTTAAAAAAACTGACATTGGTTATTCCGACGTACAATCGAAATTACTATCTTTCCCGATGTTTGTGGTATCATGCCCATTTTCCGTTCGGTGAGATCATTGTGGCGGATTCATCTCCTGAGGAGAAAAAGGTGGTGAATCGGGAGACAGTGCAGAAGATACGGGAGAAGTTTGGGGCAAATGTGCGGTACCTGGAGTACGAACCGGAGACTGAGAAATATGGAGGGGATATTTACCGAAAATGGGGGGATGCGGTGCAACATGTGGAGACGGAGTACTCACAGATTGTCACAGATAAAGAGTTTGTTATCCCTACGACATCAGTTGAGTGTATAGATTATTTAAATCGATATGAGGACTATGTAACCGCCCAAGGAGAAAGAAAAATTGCTTATTTATTTACATTTAATAGATGTCAGATAAAAACATGGGGCCATTCATGTTCATTTGACGATGATT from the Methanorbis rubei genome contains:
- a CDS encoding NAD(P)-dependent oxidoreductase, encoding MKILVTGATGFVGHYVVQWLVDHDYDVVATATSDEKAKKFAWYDSVKFVACDYYSEEKNFYEFFGEPDILIHLAWKGLPNYMMRFHLEENLPAEMRFLRSFAETRKTKIVITGTCYEYGVVNGCLSEDMPANPTTVYGVAKDTLRRYLSFLAGEYGFSWNWVRLFFLYGKGQSPKSLLPQLDAAIERGDTEFPMSGGEQLRDYLLVEKVAEYVCRIALQDAMSGVVNCCSGKMISVRQLVEERVSELGAEISLKLGVYGYPAYEGMAFWGDVSRLHEVIDDA